One Rosa chinensis cultivar Old Blush chromosome 3, RchiOBHm-V2, whole genome shotgun sequence DNA window includes the following coding sequences:
- the LOC112193582 gene encoding LOW QUALITY PROTEIN: uncharacterized protein LOC112193582 (The sequence of the model RefSeq protein was modified relative to this genomic sequence to represent the inferred CDS: inserted 1 base in 1 codon): MWCCRRFPRCVTFFCGDERLFYLGICTPADLNNDNKETGSDSGLSLEKLSLQPRKKLLVLSLIGLLLYLVYRKNKAKFPTTRDPDARFSSQLVFKRPFAAEFVEFCLERFEVAVWSSTCELGQSQCTDSGFKSLEKRMKPLFFKELKKVWYHFGGKYSEWDTLLIXDQPYKTLLNPAHIGIFLESYNPDLASDNLLVNPNGQLGLYLDGLAAATNAQVYVKENPIGLPAISTDHPDWNFYSEVLRGIKGESEEKITFQQQES; this comes from the exons ATGTGGTGCTGTAGAAGATTCCCACGTTGTGTTACATTCTTCTG TGGTGATGAACGCCTTTTTTACCTTGGAATCTGTACTCCAGCTGATCTTAACAATGATAACAAAGAAACAGGAAGTGACTCTGGCCTTTCACTAGAGAAGCTAAGTCTCCAACCACGAAAGAAGCTTCTTGTTCTCAGTCTCATTGGGCTTCTACTCTACCTGGTTTACAGGAAAAACAAGGCTAAATTTCCAACTACTCGAGATCCTGATGCCAGATTTTCAAGTCAACTGG TTTTCAAAAGACCTTTTGCTGCAGAGTTTGTGGAATTCTGCCTTGAACGATTTGAAGTGGCAGTATGGTCTT CAACGTGTGAATTA GGTCAGTCTCAATGTACAGATTCTGGGTTCAAGTCCTTGGAGAAAAGAATGAAGCCGCTATTTTTCAAAGAACTGAAGAAAGTGTGGTATCATTTCGGCGGAAAGTATTCTGAATGGGATACTTTGTTGA ATGATCAACCTTACAAGACTCTACTCAATCCT GCTCACATAGGGATTTTTCTGGAATCCTACAATCCTGACCTTGCTAGTGATAATTTATTGG TAAATCCAAATGGACAGTTAGGGTTGTATTTGGATGGCCTTGCGGCTGCGACCAATGCTCAAGTTTATGTGAAGGAGAACCCTATTGGACTGCCTGCAATTTCAACAGACCATCCTGATTGGAATTTCTACTCTGAAGTCCTTCGAGGGATTAAGGGAGAAAGTGAGGAAAAGATTACGTTCCAGCAACAAGAGTCTTGA
- the LOC112194212 gene encoding uncharacterized protein LOC112194212 has translation MGMMMHGDYDSVSCRSDGNDCDNEDTGSHCGLSLQKLNLGPRKKLLVFNLHGCLINRVYRHDSQARIPSDRSPDGRYGNHLVFKRPFAEGFMQFCFERFEIGNIVFCPRENVDDISECMMGRLRNRLSFVWDQVECTETGFKLVENRSKPLFLKELKELWKYLDWQYSESDTLLIDGK, from the exons ATGGGGATGATGATGCATGGTGACTATGATAGTGTTTCCTGTCGCAGTGATGGCAATGACTGCGATAACGAAGACACTGGAAGCCATTGTGGCCTTTCACTACAGAAGCTGAATTTAGGACCAAGAAAGAAGCTTCTTGTTTTCAATCTCCATGGGTGTTTAATCAACAGGGTTTACCGGCACGACAGTCAGGCCAGAATTCCAAGTGATCGTAGTCCTGATGGCAGATATGGAAATCATCTAG TTTTTAAAAGACCTTTTGCAGAGGGGTTCATGCAATTCTGTTTTGAAAGATTTGAAATTGGCAATATAGTCTTCTGCCCAAGA GAAAATGTTGATGATATCTCGGAGTGTATGATGGGAAGACTGAGAAACAGGCTGTCATTTGTTTGG GATCAAGTTGAATGCACTGAAACCGGGTTCAAGTTGGTAGAGAATAGATCGAAGCCCTTGTTTCTTAAAGAACTGAAGGAATTGTGGAAATATCTTGATTGGCAGTATTCTGAATCCGACACACTGTTGATTGATGGtaagtag
- the LOC112193581 gene encoding uncharacterized protein LOC112193581 codes for MKPIDGKKDKVTIRAVSHNEEGRKIVEKTELKTRNIDTIKYVEKKLVDMGLQGRERHPIDGLGIGQPPPKSGHGGKYTWEGPGDMAENELDPVPAAIDERDPNYVDEEEEERIVKGKEADVAEMVVGEVEVAKAVENREGVARVEVDPKLGAHT; via the coding sequence ATGAAACCCATCGACGGCAAGAAGGACAAGGTGACAATCCGAGCGGTGAGCCACAACGAGGAGGGCCGGAAGATAGTGGAGAAGACGGAGCTCAAAACCCGCAACATCGACACCATCAAGTACGTGGAGAAGAAGCTCGTAGACATGGGATTGCAGGGCCGGGAGCGCCACCCCATCGATGGATTGGGAATCGGACAACCGCCGCCGAAGTCAGGCCACGGCGGGAAGTACACGTGGGAGGGACCCGGCGACATGGCGGAGAACGAGCTGGACCCAGTCCCGGCGGCCATAGATGAGAGGGATCCCAACTATgtggatgaggaggaggaggagaggattGTGAAGGGAAAGGAGGCTGACGTGGCGGAAATGGTGGTGGGGGAGGTGGAGGTGGCGAAGGCGGTGGAGAACAGGGAGGGGGTGGCTAGAGTTGAGGTTGATCCAAAGCTCGGTGCTCATACTTAG
- the LOC112193675 gene encoding AT-hook motif nuclear-localized protein 1: protein MEEKESTFSGSLGNSDTDSPPPNNSFNHTAVSSPVVNTAVNVTSETTLVVGPTAPTAPPQQTAPTSQVLVAANTGVRVQGNVDLPGKKKRGRPRKYDADGNLRPGQTHNSGHVIHVPPPPGFYLSPGSPSPSEFSAKKGRGRPAGSGNWQVLASLETAGGDFTPHVVTVGTGEDVAGRILSFSEKGPRGICILSANGAVSNVTIRQPGSSGGILTYEGRFELLSLSGSFTVTEVGGVRSRTGGLSVSLAGPDGRVIGGGIAGMLTAASPIQIVVGSFMPNGCKPQKKKHYRETTVASPISGAPDTVTAATPISQAQPEIETRFTPIVPLAAQIHGEGEKGMSQNQNFNFIPTSASILMPTNAGWNATELKSDHRPSPDINVSVPGN from the exons atggaagaaaaggaaagcaCCTTTTCTGGCTCACTCGGCAACTCGGACACCGACTCACCCCCACCCAATAACTCGTTCAACCACACCGCCGTCTCGTCCCCGGTGGTCAACACGGCGGTCAACGTGACCTCAGAGACCACACTAGTTGTTGGTCCCACAGCACCAACAGCACCACCTCAACAAACAGCACCAACATCACAAGTACTGGTTGCAGCAAACACAGGTGTTAGAGTCCAAGGAAATGTTGACTTGcctgggaagaagaagagagggagaCCCAGAAAGTACGACGCCGACGGAAACTTGAGGCCGGGCCAGACCCACAATTCGGGCCACGTGATTCACGTGCCGCCGCCGCCGGGGTTTTATCTCTCGCCTGGTTCTCCCAGTCCCTCCGAGTTTTCTGCAAAGAAGGGAAGAGGAAGGCCGGCTGGATCCGGCAACTGGCAGGTTCTTGCTTCTTTAG AAACAGCAGGTGGGGACTTCACACCACATGTGGTTACTGTTGGGACCGGAGAG GATGTTGCGGGGAGAATTCTGTCATTTTCTGAGAAGGGTCCTCGAGGGATTTGCATTCTCTCTGCTAATGGAGCTGTGTCAAATGTTACCATTCGCCAACCTGGTTCTTCTGGCGGTATTCTGACTTATGAG GGGCGCTTTGAGTTGTTGTCTTTATCGGGATCGTTTACAGTCACTGAGGTTGGTGGTGTAAGAAGCAGGACTGGCGGCTTGAGTGTCTCATTGGCTGGACCAGATGGTCGTGTAATTGGTGGTGGCATTGCTGGTATGCTAACAGCTGCGAGCCCTATCCAA ATTGTGGTTGGAAGCTTTATGCCGAATGGGTGTAAGCcacagaagaagaagcattATCGTGAGACAACAGTGGCTTCTCCAATCTCAGGTGCACCAGATACGGTCACCGCAGCAACACCTATCTCGCAAGCACAACCTGAAATTGAGACCAGGTTTACCCCAATAGTCCCTTTAGCAGCACAAATCCAtggagaaggagaaaaaggCATGAGCCAAAACCAGAACTTCAATTTCATACCCACCAGTGCTTCCATTCTCATGCCTACTAATGCTGGTTGGAATGCAACGGAGCTGAAGTCAGATCATAGGCCATCTCCAGACATCAATGTATCTGTTCCGGGTAATTAG